The Klebsiella sp. RHBSTW-00484 genome includes a window with the following:
- the blr gene encoding division septum protein Blr: MENVFNRIVELIGWIVLGVSALLLVIAHHIDNYQSPPSIDVVQTKPLSK, translated from the coding sequence ATGGAAAACGTTTTTAATCGTATTGTTGAACTTATTGGCTGGATTGTTTTGGGCGTTTCAGCCCTGCTTTTAGTTATCGCTCATCATATTGATAACTACCAGTCTCCACCGTCTATTGATGTTGTTCAGACGAAGCCGCTGTCTAAATAA
- a CDS encoding GH1 family beta-glucosidase, giving the protein MAGFPQHFLWGAATAAYQVEGGHDADGKGPSIWDIYSHLPGTTFQGTTGDIAVDHYHRFREDVALMAEMGLQSYRFSISWPRLLPNGRGEVNEAGIQFYSDLIDELLAHNIEPMITLYHWDLPQALQDEGGWEARSTAEAFAEYARLCYERFGSRVKLWATFNETIVFIGHGYINGLHPPAVHDPARAIQACHHVFIAHALAIKAFREMGVEGEIGFVNVLQPHTSLTDSEEDKRATEMADAIHTHWLYDPVLKGCYPEALLQQTQALWGVPAFAAGDDALLRENRCDFIGLNYYRRETVSAQPPEEPTGGEPGVDGLFYFVRNPQSTYTEWGWEIWPQGLTDGIMMVKERYGDIPIYITENGLGAIDPIIDGEVVDDPRIDYLSSHINALENALALGADVRGYYPWSFIDLLSWLNGYKKQYGFVYVDHQQNLARKRKKSFFWYQNVIASRGEQR; this is encoded by the coding sequence ATGGCCGGATTTCCGCAACACTTTTTATGGGGCGCCGCTACCGCAGCTTATCAGGTTGAAGGCGGACACGATGCCGATGGCAAAGGCCCTTCTATTTGGGATATTTATTCCCACCTCCCGGGCACCACTTTTCAGGGCACAACCGGTGATATCGCCGTCGATCATTACCATCGCTTTCGCGAAGACGTCGCTCTCATGGCGGAAATGGGCTTGCAGAGCTATCGCTTCTCTATTTCATGGCCTCGCCTGCTGCCCAACGGCCGCGGTGAAGTTAACGAAGCGGGTATTCAATTTTATAGCGATCTGATTGATGAACTGCTGGCGCATAATATTGAACCGATGATAACCCTCTATCACTGGGATTTGCCGCAGGCATTGCAGGATGAAGGCGGCTGGGAAGCGCGCAGCACGGCAGAGGCTTTCGCTGAGTATGCCCGCCTCTGTTACGAACGTTTTGGCTCCCGCGTGAAACTGTGGGCCACCTTTAACGAAACCATCGTTTTTATTGGCCACGGTTACATTAACGGCCTCCACCCACCAGCCGTCCATGACCCGGCGCGCGCCATTCAGGCCTGTCACCACGTCTTTATTGCCCATGCGCTGGCTATCAAAGCTTTTCGTGAAATGGGCGTTGAAGGCGAGATTGGCTTCGTTAACGTCCTGCAACCTCACACCTCGCTAACCGACAGCGAAGAAGATAAGCGTGCGACCGAGATGGCGGACGCTATCCACACCCACTGGCTTTACGATCCGGTCTTAAAAGGCTGCTACCCTGAAGCGCTGCTACAACAAACCCAAGCGCTCTGGGGCGTCCCGGCGTTTGCAGCTGGCGACGATGCCCTGCTGCGCGAGAACCGTTGTGACTTTATCGGCCTTAACTACTATCGCCGTGAAACCGTATCGGCGCAGCCTCCTGAAGAGCCGACCGGCGGCGAGCCTGGGGTTGATGGGCTCTTTTACTTCGTGCGCAACCCGCAAAGCACCTATACCGAATGGGGCTGGGAGATTTGGCCGCAGGGGTTAACCGACGGCATCATGATGGTTAAAGAGCGCTATGGTGATATTCCGATTTATATTACTGAGAACGGACTGGGCGCAATAGACCCGATTATTGATGGCGAGGTCGTTGACGACCCGCGCATTGACTATCTCAGCAGCCATATTAATGCACTGGAAAATGCGCTGGCGCTCGGTGCTGACGTGCGCGGCTACTACCCCTGGTCCTTTATCGACCTTTTAAGCTGGCTTAACGGCTATA